CCGGCCAGCAGGCACAAGGCGATGCCTGCCACCGATACGCCGGCAGCGCCGCCGCCCTGCCCGTCCAGCACCAGGGCCGCGCCGCCGGCCACGCCCAGCAGCGTGCCCAGCCACCACAGCGCCGGCGGCAGGCGACGCAGCAGCGCAGTCTGCAGCACCCCGGCCCAGATCGGCCCGCTGCCGATGGCCAGCGCCGTGCCCAGGGCGACGCCGGCGGCCTTGACGCCGGCAAAAAAGCTCAGGTTGTAGGCCGCCACGCAAATGGCCGCCAGCAGCGCTGCGCCGCGTGGCAAGGGTGCGGGGCCGGCGTCCTGGCGCCGTGCCAGCCGGGCCAGCAGGGCGAAGAAGACGCTGGCCACGGCCAGGCGCAGCGCGCCGATCCAGTAGGGCGAGAGCTGATCGGGCGCCAGGCTTTGCGCCGTGCCGGTCGTGCCCCACAGCATGGCGGCCAGCAGCACCAGCGCAATGCCGGGCAGGGAGGATGCGGTCATGGGCGGCGATCATGCCAGCGGCACACCCCCTGCAAGCAGCCTGCAGGCGCCGGGGGCTGCGGATAATGACCCGCCCGCCCCGCACCTTGCCTGTCCTCCAGCCACGCTGCCAGCCCCATGCCCGCCCCTTTGCCAGCCCCCGCGCCCGCCACCCCCACCCGCCGCTCCTGGCGCCAGGCGCTGCGCGTCTATCTGGAGCCGGCCAGCCTACGGATGCTGGCGCTGGGTTTTTCTGCCGGGCTGCCGCTGCTGCTGGTGCTGGGCACGCTGTCGTTCTGGCTGCGCGAGGCCGGGGTGGATCGCACCACCATCGGCTACCTGTCCTGGGTCGGGCTGGCCTACGCCTTCAAGTGGGTCTGGTCGCCGCTGGTCGATCGGATGCCGCTGCCACTGCTCACGCGCTGGCTGGGCCGGCGGCGCAGCTGGCTGCTGCTGGCGCAGGCGCTGGTGATGGCCGGCCTGGCCGGCATGGCCTGGCAAGACCCGCGCGCCGATCTGGCGGCGCTGGTGTGGTGCGCGCTGGCCGTGGCCTTCGGCTCGGCCACGCAGGACATCGCACTGGACGCCTTTCGCATCGAGTCCGCCGACGCCGACCGCCAGGCCGCGCTGGCCGCCACCTACCAGACCGGCTACCGCCTGGCCATGATCTGGGCCGGTGCCGGCGTGCTGTGGCTGGCCGCGCGTGCCGAGGCCGGCGGCATCGCCGGCTACCAGCCGCTGGCCTGGCGCACGGCCTATCTGGCCATGGCCGCGTCCATGCTGGTGGGCGTGTTCACGGTGCTGCTGTCGCCCGAGCCGGAGCCGCGCCCGCTGCCTGCGGCACGCAGCGCTGCCGAGTGGCTGCGCGGCGCGCTGGTCGCGCCGTTTGCCGACTTCATCCGCCGCTACCGCTGGCAGGCGGCGCTGGTGCTGGCCTTGATTGCCGTCTATCGCATCGCCGACGTGGTCATGGGCATCATGGCCAACCCCTTTTATGTGGACATGGGTTTTTCCAAGGACGAAGTGGCTGCGGTGACCAAGGTCTATGGCGTGGCCATGACGCTGGCCGGCGCCTTCGTCGGCGGCGCCATGGCGATGCGCTGGGGCGTGATGCGCGTGCTGATGCTGGGAGCAGTGCTATCAGCGGCCAGCAACCTGCTGTTTGCCTGGCTGGCCACGCGCGGGCACGACGTGGCCGGGCTGGTCTTCGTGGTGTCGGCGGACAACCTGGCCGGCGGCATCGCCTCGGCGGCCTTCATCGCCTATTTGTCGGGCCTGACCAATGTGCAGTACTCGGCCACGCAGTACGCGCTGTTCAGCTCCATGATGCTGCTGCTGCCCAAATGGCTGGCGGGCTTTTCCGGCGCCTTCGTCGATGCCCACGGCTACGCCACATTTTTTGTCGGCACGGCGCTGCTGGGCGCGCCGGTGCTGCTGCTGGTGGCGCTGGCCGCCAGGGTAAAAACCACAGAAACCGCCGCAAACCCTTGATGGGCAAGCGCTAGCAGCTATCAAAAAAGCATTTCATCTTTACCGCTGCTTTACCCGCAGGACAAACCTGTGCCACAGCCCGCACCCAGGATACGTGCCATGAGTTCCCAGCTGCTGATGATCGAAGACGACGCGCGCCTGGCGCACATGGTCAGCGACTACCTGGCCCAATCGGGCCTGCAAGTGCTGCACCGTGGCGATGGCGAGGGCGGCCTGGAGCTGCTGCAAAACCCCGCCGGCGCGCCACTGCCCGAGTTGGTCATCCTCGACCTGATGCTGCCTGGCATGGACGGCCTGGAGGTCTGCCGGCGCATCCGCGCGCTGCCGGGCAGCGCGGCGCGCCTGCCCATCCTGATGCTCACCGCCAAGGGCGACGCCATGGATCGCGTCATCGGCCTGGAAATCGGCGCCGACGACTACCTGCCCAAGCCCTTCGAGCCGCGCGAGTTGCTGGCGCGCATCCGGGCGCTCCTGCGCCGGCGCGAGGCCGGCAGCCAGCCCGCGGCCAACGTGCTGCGCTTTGGCAGCCTGGAGATCGACCGCGACGCGCGCACCGTGAGCGTGGCCGGACAGCCGGCGGAGCTGACCTCCTACCAGTTCGACCTGCTGGTGACCATGGCCGAGCGCGCCGGGCGCGTGCTCACGCGCGAACAGATCATGGAGGCCGTGCGCGGGCGCGAGCTGGAGGCGTTCGACCGCTCCATCGACGTCCACATGGGCCGCATCCGCGCCGCCATCGAGGCCGACCCCAAAACGCCCCGGCGCATCCTCACGGTGCGCGGCGTAGGCTATGTCTTTGCGCGCCAGCAGGACTGACGGCGCCGGTCGAAGGAGTGCGGCCATGGCCCTGATGAGCCCCACCAGCCCCCTGGCGCGGCGCCTGTACCTGCGCATCTGGCTGGCTGTGGCCGCCAGCCTGGCGGTGTTCGCGCTGATCGTCGGCTACGCCTGGCGCGTGGCTGCCGAGCACAACGCCCAGCGCCTGGAGGCCCAGCCCGGGCGCGAGCTGCAATTGCTGGCGCCCGATGGCCGCGTGCTGCTGCAGGGCCTGTCCACACGCGTCACGGGCGAGCCGGAAGCCGGCCTGCAACTGCGCATCGAGGCCGAGGACGGCCAGTCCTACCGCCTGCGCCTGGCGCCGCGCGAGCGAGCGCCAGGCCACGAGCGCCGCGGCGCAGCCTTCTGGCTGCGCCCGCCCTATGGCTTCGCCTGGACGCTGGCGCTGGCCGGACTGGCCGTGAGCGTGGCCCTGTTCCCCATCATCCGGCGCCTGCTGCAGCGCCTGGAGCAGCTCGAACGCAGCGTGCAGCGCTTTGGCGAGGGCGACCTGTCGGCGCGCGTACACGAACAGGGACACGACGAGGTGGCACGCCTGGCGCAGCGCTTCAACGCCTCGGCAGCGCGCATTGAGGCGCTGGTGGCATCGCACAAGTCGCTGCTGGCCAATGCCTCGCACGAGCTGCGCTCGCCGCTGACGCGCATCCGCATGGGCCTGGAGCTGCTGCACGGCAGCACCGACCTGGGCGCCGCGCGCGCCGAGATCGAGCGCAACATCGCCGAGCTCGATCAGCTGGTCGATGAAATCCTGCTGGCCAGCCGGCTGGACGCCGGCGCCTTTGCCGGCGACAGCTTCGAGAGCGTCGATCTGCTGGGCCTGGCCGCCGAGGAGTGCGCCCGCGTCGATGCCGAACTGAGTGCCGGCAGTGCCGGCAGCAGCGGGAGCGACGACGGCGCGCAGGACATGGACGGCGCAGGCGGCCCGCTGGAAGTCCACGGCGACGCCCGGCTGCTGCGCCGCGCCCTGCGCAACCTGCTGGAGAACGCGCGCCGCTACAGCCAGGGCGAGGTCACGCTGCACATCGCGCGGGTCGCGGACACGCATGGCCCTGGCAGCGCTGACGGCGCCGGCAACGCTGCTGGCGACGTCGGCCCGACACCCGGGCGGCTACCGCAGCGCCCGCCGCTGGCGCGGTCTGCGTGCTGCAGGTCTGCGACCACGGCCCTGGCGTGCCGCCGGCGCAGCGCGAGCGCATCTTCGAGCCGTTTTACCGCCTACCCGGCGCCAGCGAGCGCGCCGGCGGCGTCGGCCTGGGGCTGGCGCTGGTGCGCTCCATCGCCCAGCGCCACGGCGGCAGCGTGCAATGCACGGCACGCCCGGACGGGCAGACGGGCGCATGCTTCGTGCTGCGCCTGCCGGTGCAGGCCGGGCCGGCGCCTGCCTTTGCCCCGGGCGCCCCGGGCGACCCGGCCAGCGCTGGCGGCATGGGCGCTGCGGCATCATCGCGGGCATGACCCGCCCAGCCAAACCCACCTGCGCCCTTCCCTGCACCACCACCCCTGCACCCATCCCAGGTGCCCCACTCGCCGCAGCACCGGCACCAGCCACGGCCCCCGTCATCGGCACGCTAGCCAGCGTGCTGACCGGCAAGGCCCGGCCCTATACCCGCCCCGGCAGCCTGAGCGCCATCGCCAAGCAGCCGCGCAGCGGGCCGGTAGCTACTCACGTGCAGGGCCTGGAGGGCGACGAGCAGGGCGATCTGCGCGTCCACGGCGGCCCGCTCAAGGCCGTGCATTGCTACGCCTGGGAGCAATACGCCCCCTGGCGCGCCGAGCTGGCCGGATACCCGCAGGCGCTGGCCCTGCTGGAGCAGCCGGGCGCCTTTGGCGAGAACTTCAGCCTACAGGGCATTGCCGAGGCCAGCGTCTGCCTGGGCGACCAGTGGCAAGTGGGCAGCGCCGTCTTTGAAGTCAGCCAGGGCCGCCAGCCGTGCTGGAAGCTGAGCGATCGTTTTGCCGTGCCCGGCATGGCGCTGCGCGTGCAGACCAGTCTGCGCACCGGCTGGTATCTGCGCGTGCTGCAAGGCGGCCAGGTGCAGGCGGGCGACGCCGTGCGCCTGCTGTCGCGGCCCCACCCGGACTGGCCGCTGGCGCGCATCATGCAGACCATCGCCACGGGCGAGTGCGCGCCGCCGCTCATGCGCCAGCTGCTGACCCTGCCGCTGCCGCCCAACTGGGAGCGGCTGTTTGCGCGCCGGCTGGACAGCGGCCAGGTCGAGGACTGGCGCTCGCGCCTCGATGGGGTGAAGCCGGGCTGAGGCCTGCGTCCCCTTGGGTGCAGGCCGGTTTTTTGAGGCAGTCAGGCGCTGCGGCATGATGCCGCCCGGAGGAGGAAAACCCATGCTGATGACCCGCTGCGCCAAGGCCGTCATGGTGGCCTGCCTGGCCTTGTTTGCCGCCCTGGTGGCCTTCAACAACCTGGTGGACTACCGCGCCAACCTTGCCTTCGTCCAGCACGTGCTGGCCATGGATGACATCTTCGACGGCAGCCGGCACCTGATCCGCTGGCGGGCGATTCAAAGCCCGCTGCTGTGGCACACGCTGTATGGATTGATCATCGCCGGCGAGATCGCCACGGCGCTCCTTCTGGGCCGGGGCGCCTGGGCCTTGTGGCAGGCGCGGCACGCATCGGCGGCGCAATTCGCCCGCGCCAAGCACTGGGCCATGGCGGGCGTGCTGGCGGGCTTCGTGCTGTGGTTCCTGGGCTTCATGGTCATCGGCGGCGAGTGGTTTTTGATGTGGCAGTCACCGACCTGGAATGGGCAGGCGGGGGCGTTTCGGTTCTATATGACGCTGCTGGGGGTGGGGATTTTTGTGAATCAGGGGGATGGGGAGGTGGCTCCCGTGGCCTGAGCCCGAGCCTGCTGCGTAGGGTGAGGGCGGGAGCTGATGCGGTGCGCTTCCAGGCATCCTGCGGCAAACCCAAAGGCGGCAGGTATTCGATGACGAGTGACAGTCCGATCCAGCCTGATCGGCAGTGACTCCTCTTGCGTCCAGCTTGACACCACCCCGGAAATAAATACCATGCATTTATGGTTACTTTCGAGTGGGATCCTCAAAAAGCGGCTGCGAATTTGAAAAAGCACCAAGTGTCTTTTGATGAGGCCCAGTCTGTCTTTTTCGATGAATATGCGGTCTAGTTTTTTGATGAAGAACATTCCGCGGAGGAAGAGCGATTCCTAATGCTGGGGTACAGCTCAGAGGCTCGACTGTTGATTTTCTGTCACTGCGAGCGTGATTACGGAAATGTCATTCGCATTATTTCCGCTCGCAAGGCAACCAAGCGTGAGAGCGCGTTTTATCAAGGTGATTGACATGAAATCCGAGTACGATCTTTCCAAGATGCGGTCGCGCAAGAATCCTTATGCATCGATGTTGAAAAAGCCGGTGACCATGCGCCTTTCTGGGGATGTCGTGGATTATTTCAAAAATATGGCGGAGGAAGCAGGCGTCCCTTACCAAAGCCTCATTAATTTATACCTGCGTGACTGCATTGCCCAGAACCGCAAGGTGCAAATAAATTGGCCAAGTTCATAGATAAATGTCTCATCCTATCGTCGGCGGCCTCTCAGCCGGCAGCCGGCGACCGCCACCGCACCGCCGCCCCCACATAAATCCCTGCCCCAGCACCAACGCCCCCGCCGCCACACTTAGCGCCCGGCTGAAGCCCGCAGCCTCGCCCCCCGCCGCCACTAGCGCCGCCGCCACTGGCGGCCCGGCGATCTGCCCCAGGCCGTACATGGCGGTGACCAGGCTGGCAAAGCTGTCCGCCGACGCCGGCCACAGGCGGCGCGCCTCCTGCAGGCCAAAGAAGGTGATGGCGGTGAACGGCAGGCCCAGCAGCACGCTGCCCAGCGCAAAGCCCGCTGGCGTCGGCCACCACAGGCCGGCGGCGATGCCCAGGGCCTGCAGCACGTAGCAGCCCACCAGCAGCCAACGCCGATCCCAGGCGGCGCTGGCGCGTGAGCTCAGCGCCGCGCCCACGGCCACGGCCACGCCAAAGATGGGCCAGAACAGATCGGGCCAGGCCGAGCCGGCAGGCAGCGCGCCGCGCGCGATCACCGGCAGAAAAGTCGCCGTGATGATGTAGCCCAGGCCCGCCAGGCCATAGGCCAGCGCGTGCAGCGCCCGCGCCAGGGCGCTGGCCGGCGGCGGCGCCGGCGCGTGCGCCGCAGCGCCGGGTGCGGCAGCCCGCCCAGGCTCGGCGGCGCGGCCCTGCAGCACCGGCCAGACCAGCACGCACAGCAGCAGCGCCAGC
This portion of the Melaminivora jejuensis genome encodes:
- a CDS encoding AmpG family muropeptide MFS transporter, which encodes MPAPLPAPAPATPTRRSWRQALRVYLEPASLRMLALGFSAGLPLLLVLGTLSFWLREAGVDRTTIGYLSWVGLAYAFKWVWSPLVDRMPLPLLTRWLGRRRSWLLLAQALVMAGLAGMAWQDPRADLAALVWCALAVAFGSATQDIALDAFRIESADADRQAALAATYQTGYRLAMIWAGAGVLWLAARAEAGGIAGYQPLAWRTAYLAMAASMLVGVFTVLLSPEPEPRPLPAARSAAEWLRGALVAPFADFIRRYRWQAALVLALIAVYRIADVVMGIMANPFYVDMGFSKDEVAAVTKVYGVAMTLAGAFVGGAMAMRWGVMRVLMLGAVLSAASNLLFAWLATRGHDVAGLVFVVSADNLAGGIASAAFIAYLSGLTNVQYSATQYALFSSMMLLLPKWLAGFSGAFVDAHGYATFFVGTALLGAPVLLLVALAARVKTTETAANP
- a CDS encoding response regulator transcription factor codes for the protein MSSQLLMIEDDARLAHMVSDYLAQSGLQVLHRGDGEGGLELLQNPAGAPLPELVILDLMLPGMDGLEVCRRIRALPGSAARLPILMLTAKGDAMDRVIGLEIGADDYLPKPFEPRELLARIRALLRRREAGSQPAANVLRFGSLEIDRDARTVSVAGQPAELTSYQFDLLVTMAERAGRVLTREQIMEAVRGRELEAFDRSIDVHMGRIRAAIEADPKTPRRILTVRGVGYVFARQQD
- a CDS encoding MOSC domain-containing protein, with the translated sequence MTRPAKPTCALPCTTTPAPIPGAPLAAAPAPATAPVIGTLASVLTGKARPYTRPGSLSAIAKQPRSGPVATHVQGLEGDEQGDLRVHGGPLKAVHCYAWEQYAPWRAELAGYPQALALLEQPGAFGENFSLQGIAEASVCLGDQWQVGSAVFEVSQGRQPCWKLSDRFAVPGMALRVQTSLRTGWYLRVLQGGQVQAGDAVRLLSRPHPDWPLARIMQTIATGECAPPLMRQLLTLPLPPNWERLFARRLDSGQVEDWRSRLDGVKPG
- a CDS encoding BrnA antitoxin family protein, yielding MKSEYDLSKMRSRKNPYASMLKKPVTMRLSGDVVDYFKNMAEEAGVPYQSLINLYLRDCIAQNRKVQINWPSS
- a CDS encoding DUF2165 family protein, which codes for MLMTRCAKAVMVACLALFAALVAFNNLVDYRANLAFVQHVLAMDDIFDGSRHLIRWRAIQSPLLWHTLYGLIIAGEIATALLLGRGAWALWQARHASAAQFARAKHWAMAGVLAGFVLWFLGFMVIGGEWFLMWQSPTWNGQAGAFRFYMTLLGVGIFVNQGDGEVAPVA
- a CDS encoding YbfB/YjiJ family MFS transporter, whose amino-acid sequence is MDTPSALRDQPRAVVLAGLLSLAVAMGVGRFAFTPLLPMMLADGVVNLAGGSWLATVNYIGYLLGALACMALPWVAAAWYARWHPARLARVGLVATVVLTLAMALPLADTWPALRFAAGVASAFVLLNVASWCMVRLTVLGQPALGALIFCGPGVGIALTGFMTSAMVALHWRAASGWAAFGVLALLLCVLVWPVLQGRAAEPGRAAAPGAAAHAPAPPPASALARALHALAYGLAGLGYIITATFLPVIARGALPAGSAWPDLFWPIFGVAVAVGAALSSRASAAWDRRWLLVGCYVLQALGIAAGLWWPTPAGFALGSVLLGLPFTAITFFGLQEARRLWPASADSFASLVTAMYGLGQIAGPPVAAALVAAGGEAAGFSRALSVAAGALVLGQGFMWGRRCGGGRRLPAERPPTIG
- a CDS encoding DMT family transporter, with translation MTASSLPGIALVLLAAMLWGTTGTAQSLAPDQLSPYWIGALRLAVASVFFALLARLARRQDAGPAPLPRGAALLAAICVAAYNLSFFAGVKAAGVALGTALAIGSGPIWAGVLQTALLRRLPPALWWLGTLLGVAGGAALVLDGQGGGAAGVSVAGIALCLLAGLSYAGYALVNQQLVAQVGAARANLAAFGGAAVLALPLALMLGGVPAPQPGTWAVVIYLGLVATGLAYLLFSTALRRISGATAVTLALAEPVTAFALAIAIVGERPGALAFGGLAAVLAGLLLVIVAELRGQRQA